From Spirosoma aerolatum, one genomic window encodes:
- a CDS encoding efflux RND transporter periplasmic adaptor subunit, whose product MKPYYIIALVSLLAACSQEKKSDLQSKHAELDELKSQQTELTTKIKSLEAELAKLEPKKAEEGRVKEVAVSPIAASTFRHFVELQGTIDAKNNVQVSPKSGGVVTAVYVKEGDYVKAGQAIAKVDDQLLRESIAELKTQLTLANTMYEKQANLWKQQIGTEMQYLQAKTNKESLERRLSTLNAQLSQSTVTSPISGVVDQVAVKIGQSAMPGVGLVRVVNLSQLKAVAKVSDTYSGSVRKGDPVQIDFPDLDKKLNSTISFVATTVDPATRTFTIEAPLPSDNALKPNMLARIKINDKTQAKAIVINQNLIQDTEKGQLVYVAVNEGGKKVAKAKTVRTGQSYGGQIEVTQGLQAGDQIVTAGYQDLVDGQQISF is encoded by the coding sequence ATGAAACCATACTACATCATTGCCCTCGTGAGCCTTCTTGCCGCCTGCTCACAGGAAAAAAAATCAGACCTGCAAAGCAAACACGCGGAACTGGATGAACTGAAGTCGCAACAGACCGAACTAACAACCAAGATAAAATCGCTGGAGGCTGAACTGGCTAAGCTGGAGCCGAAAAAAGCAGAAGAAGGGCGGGTAAAAGAAGTAGCTGTCTCGCCAATAGCTGCCAGCACGTTCCGTCACTTTGTGGAATTGCAGGGTACAATCGACGCCAAGAATAATGTACAGGTGTCGCCAAAATCGGGCGGTGTCGTTACGGCGGTTTATGTGAAAGAAGGCGATTATGTAAAAGCCGGACAGGCCATTGCGAAAGTCGACGATCAGCTTTTGCGGGAGTCGATTGCGGAACTGAAAACCCAACTGACGCTGGCAAATACCATGTACGAAAAGCAGGCTAACCTCTGGAAACAGCAGATTGGCACTGAGATGCAATACTTACAGGCCAAAACCAATAAGGAGTCACTCGAACGCCGTTTGTCTACGCTGAACGCTCAATTGAGCCAGTCGACGGTTACGTCTCCGATTTCGGGAGTTGTCGATCAGGTGGCCGTTAAGATTGGGCAGTCGGCCATGCCGGGTGTTGGGCTGGTTCGGGTAGTCAACCTGTCACAGTTGAAAGCGGTGGCAAAAGTGTCGGATACCTACTCGGGAAGTGTGCGTAAAGGCGATCCCGTTCAGATTGATTTTCCAGATCTGGACAAAAAGCTGAACTCGACCATCTCGTTTGTAGCGACAACGGTTGATCCGGCAACGCGGACCTTTACCATCGAGGCTCCCCTACCCTCCGACAACGCCTTGAAACCCAATATGCTGGCCCGTATCAAAATCAATGATAAAACGCAGGCAAAAGCAATTGTGATTAACCAAAATCTGATTCAGGATACGGAAAAAGGTCAACTGGTTTATGTAGCAGTCAATGAGGGCGGTAAAAAAGTGGCGAAAGCAAAAACGGTGAGAACAGGCCAGTCGTACGGTGGTCAGATTGAGGTGACGCAAGGGTTACAGGCGGGCGATCAGATCGTTACGGCTGGTTATCAGGATTTGGTTGATGGACAACAAATCAGTTTTTAG